A region of Streptomyces sp. NBC_01750 DNA encodes the following proteins:
- a CDS encoding response regulator transcription factor — MTTRLIVVDDDPLVRAGLAFMLGGADDLEIVGEGADGSEVGALVDRLSPDVVLMDIRMPVVDGLTATETLRRRPEAPEIIVLTTFHADEQVLRALRAGAAGFVLKDTPPTEIVAAVRRVAAGDPVLSPAVTRQLVTHVAGRTHETRRAAATERLTSLAEREREVAVAVGRGRSNAEIAATLFMSVPTVKTHVSRILAKLGLNNRVQIALLAHDAGLLDEEEPT, encoded by the coding sequence GCTCGGGGGTGCGGACGACCTCGAGATCGTGGGGGAGGGGGCCGACGGCTCCGAGGTCGGGGCGCTCGTCGACCGGCTCTCGCCCGATGTGGTGCTGATGGACATTCGGATGCCGGTCGTGGACGGCCTCACCGCCACCGAGACGCTCCGCCGCCGCCCCGAGGCGCCCGAGATCATCGTCCTGACCACCTTCCACGCCGATGAACAGGTGCTGCGCGCGCTGCGGGCGGGCGCGGCCGGATTCGTACTGAAGGACACTCCGCCCACCGAGATCGTCGCGGCGGTACGACGGGTGGCCGCCGGCGATCCGGTCCTCTCCCCGGCCGTCACCCGCCAGTTGGTGACGCACGTGGCGGGGCGCACGCACGAGACCCGCAGAGCCGCGGCGACCGAGCGGCTCACCTCGCTGGCGGAACGCGAACGGGAGGTGGCGGTCGCCGTCGGCCGCGGCCGGTCCAACGCCGAGATCGCGGCGACGCTCTTTATGAGCGTGCCGACGGTCAAGACGCATGTCTCCCGCATCCTGGCCAAACTGGGCCTCAACAACCGTGTCCAGATCGCTCTGTTGGCCCACGATGCCGGTCTGCTCGACGAGGAGGAGCCGACGTAG
- a CDS encoding cytochrome P450 family protein: MTIVDLGEHGSDFIANPYPYYARLRESGPVHEVRLPNGEEIWLIVGHEETRTALADPRLSKSPATIGATMLDERVIGPHLLVLDPPDHTRLRKLVVREFTARRVESLRPRIQQITDGLLDAMLPAGQGDLVDALAFPLPIIVICELLGVPAADRDVFRKWSNEVVAPTGPAAEQDAIHELAAYLDELIEDKRCGRPTDDLLSALIRTRAEDDDRFSVAELRALAYLLLIAGHETTVNLISNGVRALLDHPRQLAALRADFALLDGAVEEMLRYDGPVETGTLRFTAVPVPIGDTVIPAGEAVLVGIAAGDHDPARYPSPDRFDIRRDTRGHLAFGHGIHYCLGAPLARMEGRIAVRTLLERCPDLALDPAAGPLDWVPGMLMRGVRRLPVRW, encoded by the coding sequence ATGACAATCGTCGATCTCGGCGAGCACGGATCGGACTTCATCGCGAATCCGTATCCGTACTACGCCCGACTGCGCGAGTCCGGACCCGTCCATGAGGTGCGTCTGCCGAACGGTGAGGAGATCTGGCTGATCGTCGGCCATGAGGAGACGCGGACAGCGCTCGCCGATCCGCGGCTGTCCAAGTCGCCCGCCACGATTGGCGCGACGATGCTCGATGAACGCGTCATCGGCCCGCATCTGCTGGTCCTCGATCCGCCGGACCACACCAGGCTGCGCAAGCTCGTCGTCCGCGAATTCACCGCGCGCCGGGTGGAGAGCCTGCGCCCCCGCATTCAGCAGATCACCGACGGGCTGCTCGACGCGATGCTGCCGGCCGGGCAAGGGGATCTGGTCGACGCGCTGGCCTTCCCTCTCCCCATCATCGTCATCTGCGAGCTGCTGGGCGTCCCGGCCGCCGATCGCGACGTGTTCCGGAAGTGGTCCAACGAGGTCGTGGCCCCGACAGGTCCCGCCGCCGAACAGGACGCCATCCATGAACTGGCCGCCTACCTCGACGAACTCATCGAGGACAAACGCTGCGGCCGCCCCACCGACGATCTGCTGTCCGCACTCATCCGCACCCGCGCCGAGGACGACGACCGGTTCTCAGTCGCCGAACTGCGCGCTCTTGCCTATCTCTTGCTGATCGCCGGCCATGAGACGACCGTCAATCTGATCTCCAACGGCGTACGGGCTCTGCTCGACCACCCCCGTCAGCTGGCCGCTCTGCGCGCCGACTTCGCGCTCCTGGACGGAGCGGTCGAGGAGATGCTGCGCTATGACGGCCCGGTGGAGACCGGCACACTTCGCTTCACCGCCGTCCCGGTCCCGATCGGCGACACCGTGATCCCGGCCGGCGAGGCGGTGCTCGTCGGCATCGCCGCAGGCGACCACGACCCCGCCCGCTATCCCTCTCCCGACCGCTTCGACATCCGCCGCGACACCCGCGGACATCTCGCTTTCGGCCACGGCATCCATTACTGCCTGGGCGCGCCGCTGGCCCGTATGGAGGGCAGGATCGCCGTCCGTACTCTGCTGGAACGCTGCCCGGACCTGGCCCTCGACCCTGCTGCCGGTCCGCTCGACTGGGTGCCCGGCATGCTGATGCGCGGGGTGCGCAGGCTCCCGGTGCGGTGGTAG
- a CDS encoding PaaI family thioesterase, protein MPGLDLEAARKVLESQPFSRLLQARITAFGGGEAVLEVDIREELHQQNGYLHGGVLAYAADNSISFAAGTTLGPAVLTGGFSVQYIRPATGRTLVARAAVVHTGRRQAVVRCDLSAVNADGEETLCAVAQGTVLSAQQS, encoded by the coding sequence ATGCCCGGACTTGACCTCGAAGCGGCCCGGAAGGTTCTCGAAAGCCAGCCGTTCAGCCGGCTGCTCCAGGCACGGATCACCGCTTTCGGCGGCGGCGAGGCCGTGCTCGAGGTGGACATCCGCGAAGAGCTGCACCAGCAGAACGGCTATCTGCACGGAGGAGTGCTCGCGTACGCCGCCGACAACTCCATCAGCTTTGCCGCCGGTACGACCCTCGGGCCCGCGGTGCTGACCGGCGGCTTCTCCGTCCAGTACATCCGCCCGGCGACCGGGCGCACCCTGGTGGCCCGCGCCGCCGTCGTGCATACCGGCCGCCGTCAGGCCGTCGTCCGCTGCGATCTGTCCGCGGTGAACGCGGACGGCGAAGAGACGCTCTGCGCCGTCGCGCAGGGCACCGTACTGTCCGCGCAGCAGTCCTGA
- a CDS encoding cytochrome P450 family protein yields the protein MTTEAAVVDLAALGEDFTRDPYPVYAGLRARGPVHRIQMPEGYAAWLIVGHEAGRSALADPRLSKEWRNVSPELGIRQISSGLTMLSSDAPLHTRLRKLVVREFTTRRVEQLAPRVQEITDRLLDEMVPTGRADLVEALSFPLPMAVICELLGVPFLDRDTFRSWSNTVLSAADRDARRDASAKMTQYLTQLLADKRGQRGDDLMSALIHTADEDGDRLGGEELLGMAWLLLVAGHETTVNLISNGVLALLSHPDQLAALRADFSLLDGAVEEMLRYEGPLETPTYRFTTEPLEIGGTTIPGGGELVLIALADADRDPARFPDPDRFDIRRDSRGHLAFGHGIHYCLGAPLARLEARIAIRSLLERCPGLVLDAHPAALTWRTGMLIRGPESLPVSW from the coding sequence ATGACCACCGAAGCCGCCGTCGTCGATCTTGCCGCGCTGGGCGAGGACTTCACCCGCGACCCCTATCCCGTCTACGCCGGGTTACGGGCCCGGGGCCCGGTCCACCGGATACAGATGCCCGAGGGCTACGCGGCCTGGCTCATCGTCGGACACGAAGCGGGGCGTTCCGCGCTCGCCGATCCGCGGCTGTCCAAGGAGTGGCGCAATGTCTCGCCGGAGCTCGGAATCCGCCAGATCTCCTCGGGTCTCACCATGCTCAGCTCCGACGCGCCGCTGCACACCCGGCTGCGCAAGCTGGTCGTGCGCGAGTTCACGACGCGGCGGGTGGAGCAACTCGCCCCACGCGTCCAGGAGATCACCGACCGGCTGCTGGACGAGATGGTGCCCACCGGGCGCGCCGACCTGGTGGAAGCGCTCTCCTTCCCGCTGCCCATGGCCGTCATCTGCGAGCTGCTCGGCGTGCCGTTCCTGGACCGGGACACCTTCCGGTCCTGGTCCAACACGGTGCTCTCCGCGGCTGACCGCGACGCGCGGAGGGATGCGTCCGCGAAGATGACGCAGTACCTGACGCAGCTGCTCGCCGACAAGCGCGGGCAGCGCGGCGACGACCTGATGAGCGCGCTGATCCATACGGCGGACGAGGACGGCGACCGGCTCGGCGGAGAGGAACTGCTGGGCATGGCCTGGCTGCTGCTCGTCGCCGGGCACGAGACCACCGTCAACCTCATCTCCAACGGGGTGCTCGCCCTGCTCTCCCACCCTGACCAACTGGCCGCTCTGCGTGCCGACTTCTCGCTGCTCGACGGCGCGGTCGAGGAGATGCTGCGCTACGAAGGACCGCTGGAGACGCCGACGTACCGCTTCACCACCGAGCCCCTGGAGATCGGCGGCACGACGATCCCGGGCGGTGGCGAACTGGTGCTGATCGCCCTGGCGGACGCCGATCGTGACCCGGCACGCTTCCCCGACCCGGACCGCTTCGACATCCGGCGCGACAGCCGCGGCCACCTCGCCTTCGGGCACGGGATCCACTACTGCCTGGGCGCCCCGCTGGCCAGGCTGGAGGCGCGGATCGCGATCCGTTCGCTGCTGGAGCGCTGCCCCGGCCTGGTGCTGGACGCGCATCCGGCGGCCCTGACCTGGCGGACCGGCATGCTGATCCGCGGGCCGGAGAGCCTGCCGGTCAGCTGGTAG
- a CDS encoding Gfo/Idh/MocA family protein: MRIGLIGTGRIGSFHASVLSRHREVGSLVVADADAARAAEVAERTGSTAAPSADEIFTWGVDAVVIASATAAHAELIARAARAGLPTFCEKPIALDLPGTLSALQEVEQAGTLLQLGFMRRFDAGYTKAREVVRSGALGRLHTVRAITSDPTPPPAAYLPLSGGLFRDCLVHDFDILRWVTGHEVVEVYATGSDAGPAMFREAGDVDTAAAVLTLDDGTLATATATRCNGAGYDVRMELAGELDTVAVGLDDRTPISSTEPKGPPAADKPWPGFLERFAPAYEAELDAFVRMVQGEAENPCDGWEALTALRIAEACELSRRERRPVRLEEIPSG, encoded by the coding sequence ATGCGCATCGGACTTATCGGTACGGGACGTATCGGCTCCTTCCACGCCAGCGTGCTCAGCCGCCATCGAGAGGTCGGTTCACTGGTCGTCGCTGATGCCGACGCGGCACGGGCGGCCGAGGTCGCCGAGCGCACCGGGTCCACCGCAGCGCCGAGTGCCGACGAGATCTTCACCTGGGGCGTGGACGCCGTGGTGATCGCTTCGGCGACCGCCGCCCACGCCGAACTCATCGCCCGCGCCGCCCGCGCCGGTCTCCCCACCTTCTGCGAGAAGCCGATCGCGCTGGACCTGCCTGGCACGCTCAGCGCGCTCCAGGAGGTCGAGCAGGCCGGCACCCTGCTTCAGCTGGGCTTCATGCGACGGTTCGACGCGGGCTACACGAAGGCACGCGAAGTCGTACGGTCGGGTGCGCTCGGCAGGCTGCACACCGTACGGGCCATCACCTCCGACCCCACGCCGCCGCCCGCCGCGTATCTGCCGCTCTCCGGCGGCCTGTTCCGCGACTGTCTGGTCCATGACTTCGACATCCTGCGCTGGGTGACGGGTCACGAGGTCGTGGAGGTGTACGCGACCGGTTCGGACGCCGGGCCCGCGATGTTCCGCGAGGCAGGCGACGTCGACACGGCGGCGGCGGTGCTCACTCTGGACGACGGGACGCTGGCCACCGCCACGGCCACCCGCTGCAACGGCGCGGGCTACGACGTACGGATGGAGCTGGCCGGCGAGCTCGACACGGTCGCGGTCGGACTGGACGACCGAACGCCGATCAGCTCGACCGAGCCCAAGGGCCCGCCCGCGGCGGACAAGCCGTGGCCCGGCTTCCTGGAGCGGTTCGCCCCGGCGTACGAGGCGGAGCTGGACGCGTTCGTACGGATGGTTCAGGGCGAGGCGGAGAACCCGTGCGACGGGTGGGAGGCGCTGACGGCGCTGCGGATCGCGGAAGCGTGCGAGCTGTCGCGCCGGGAGCGCCGTCCGGTGCGGCTCGAGGAGATCCCCTCCGGCTGA
- a CDS encoding GntR family transcriptional regulator has product MDRTSPVPLYFQLSQQLEAAIERGTLTPGSLLGNEIELANRLGLSRPTVRQAIQSLVDKGLLVRRRGVGTQVVHSQVKRPLELSSLYDDLEAAGQRPATIVLRNAFEPASAEVAAALGVPEGSDVQLIERLRFAHGEPMARLRNHLPAGLFECDTERLEATGLYRMMRTAGITLHSARQSVGARAATELEAELLTEETGAPLLTMERTTFDDTGRAVEFGSHIYRASRYAFEFQLLVRP; this is encoded by the coding sequence GTGGACCGCACCAGTCCGGTCCCGCTCTACTTCCAGCTGTCGCAGCAGCTGGAAGCAGCCATCGAGAGAGGGACCCTCACCCCTGGCAGCCTGCTCGGCAACGAGATTGAGCTCGCCAACCGGCTCGGGCTGTCCCGCCCGACCGTCCGCCAGGCCATCCAGTCCCTCGTCGACAAGGGCCTGCTGGTGCGCCGCAGGGGCGTCGGCACCCAGGTCGTGCACAGCCAGGTCAAGCGCCCGCTGGAGCTCAGCAGCCTCTACGACGACCTCGAGGCGGCCGGTCAGCGCCCGGCCACCATCGTTCTGCGCAATGCCTTCGAGCCCGCGAGTGCCGAGGTCGCGGCCGCCCTCGGGGTGCCGGAGGGCAGCGACGTCCAGCTGATCGAGCGACTGCGCTTCGCCCACGGCGAGCCCATGGCCCGGCTGCGCAACCATCTGCCGGCCGGCCTCTTCGAATGCGACACGGAGCGGCTCGAGGCAACCGGCCTGTACCGGATGATGCGGACCGCGGGGATCACCCTGCACAGCGCCCGGCAGTCGGTCGGGGCGCGGGCCGCCACCGAACTGGAGGCTGAGCTGTTGACCGAGGAGACCGGCGCTCCGCTGCTGACCATGGAACGGACGACCTTCGACGACACCGGCCGCGCGGTCGAGTTCGGCTCGCACATCTACCGCGCCTCGCGCTACGCCTTCGAGTTCCAGCTGCTCGTCCGGCCGTGA